One Plectropomus leopardus isolate mb chromosome 1, YSFRI_Pleo_2.0, whole genome shotgun sequence DNA segment encodes these proteins:
- the LOC121944969 gene encoding RNA guanine-N7 methyltransferase activating subunit-like translates to MAETTENPQNYEELFAHRFTSEDKEYQEYLNRPADPPPIVEDFRSRGGGNHRGRDRYHNRRGRGWGGDRGWRGDNRGQQHWHDRDRDRDRQWGHGSGYQSGHPSSNQGYNSYNQRPHYDRY, encoded by the exons ATGGCCGAGACAACAGAAAACCCACAGAACTATGAGGAGCTGTTTGCCCACAGATTCACATCGGAAGACAAAGAGTACCAGGAGTATCTGAACCGGCCAGCTGACCCCCCACCCATCGTCGAGGACTTTAGGAGTCGTGGAGGTGGAAACCACAGAGGCAGGGACAG GTACCACAACCGACGAGGCCGTGGCTGGGGAGGAGACCGTGGTTGGAGAGGGGACAATCGCGGGCAGCAACACTGGCATGACAGAGACCGAGACAGGGACAGGCAATGGGGGCATGGGAGCGGGTATCAATCAGGCCATCCAAGCTCCAACCAGGGATACAACTCCTATAATCAGAGACCACATTATGACCGTTACTGA